One Brassica oleracea var. oleracea cultivar TO1000 chromosome C7, BOL, whole genome shotgun sequence genomic window carries:
- the LOC106305087 gene encoding protein SHI RELATED SEQUENCE 7-like: MAGMFNLGGRDNNKQDHLHHHMDKDHNEDKSSNHLYLYKEEIYNNNNRGFEIWPSQYFQQQQQNHVAPPTNFLSFGMVPSGGSNNNDRSSNRSLYFNVVSDHERIRSSPGRFTVTRQGNMNCQDCGNQAKKDCPHMRCRTCCKSRGFDCQTHVKSTWVPAAKRRERRAQLAALPSKRSREPSSGGGGGDDDDYDDDRDDDENGGQGGGGGSALACIRVVNASSSGLESNHLPPEISSPAVFRCIRVSSIDDDDEEYAYQTVVDIGGHVFKGILYDQGPSDHPYSSSPTAAEACQRHINLLASTALASTSTTATNNTKASIDPSSLYTPTAAPFSTCITTGTPFFPPPRS; encoded by the exons ATGGCTGGAATGTTCAATCTAGGAGGGAGAGATAACAACAAACAAGATCATCTTCATCATCATATGGACAAGGATCATAATGAAGATAAGAGCAGCAATCATCTTTATCTATACAAAGAAGAGATCTACAACAACAACAATAGGGGTTTTGAGATTTGGCCATCTCAATATTTTCAACAACAACAACAAAACCACGTGGCTCCTCCTACAAATTTCCTCTCTTTTGGTATGGTCCCAAGTGGTGGCAGTAATAATAACGACCGGAGTAGTAACCGGAGTTTGTATTTCAACGTAGTCTCCGACCATGAGCGGATTAGATCCTCTCCCGGAAGGTTTACGGTAACAAGGCAAGGAAACATGAATTGCCAAGACTGTGGGAATCAAGCCAAGAAAGATTGTCCTCATATGAGATGTCGTACTTGTTGTAAGAGCCGAGGGTTTGATTGCCAAACCCACGTGAAGAGCACATGGGTCCCGGCTGCTAAACGTCGTGAGAGACGGGCTCAGTTAGCTGCTTTGCCATCTAAGCGGAGTAGAGAGCCTAGCTCCGGCGGTGGTGGTGGTGATGATGATGATTATGATGATGATAGAGATGATGATGAAAATGGAGGTCAAGGCGGTGGTGGTGGATCGGCTCTTGCATGCATCCGTGTAGTTAACGCTAGCTCTTCAG GGTTAGAAAGTAATCACTTACCACCCGAGATAAGTTCACCGGCTGTATTTCGGTGTATAAGAGTCAGCTCGATCGACGATGACGACGAAGAGTATGCATATCAAACGGTTGTGGACATCGGAGGACACGTGTTCAAAGGCATTCTCTACGACCAAGGTCCATCAGATCACCCCTACAGCTCAAGCCCTACGGCCGCAGAAGCCTGTCAACGCCATATTAACCTCTTGGCCTCAACCGCTTTAGCCAGCACTTCAACTACAGCGACAAATAATACTAAAGCTTCGATTGATCCTTCATCGCTTTACACACCGACGGCGGCTCCCTTCAGCACTTGTATCACCACCGGTACCCCCTTCTTTCCACCTCCTAGGTCTTGA